The Oncorhynchus nerka isolate Pitt River linkage group LG24, Oner_Uvic_2.0, whole genome shotgun sequence genome has a window encoding:
- the LOC115107952 gene encoding CYFIP-related Rac1 interactor A isoform X2, producing the protein MGNLLKVLTREIENYPHFFLDFENAQPTDCEREVWNQVNTVLQDSESILSGLQAYKGAGQEIRDAIQNPNDMLLQERAWNSVCPLVIRLKKFYGFSLRLEKALQGLLESLTCPPYTPTQHLEKEQALAKQFAEILHFTLRFDELKMRIPAIQNDFSYYRRTISRNRINNMNLDIESEVNNEMANRMSLFYAEATPMLKTLSTATTNFVTENKTLPLENTTDVLSTMASVCKVMLETPDYTSRFNSEDTLLFCMRVMVGVIILYDHVHPNGAFNKSSKIDMKGCIKVLKEQPADNVEGLLNALKFTTKHLNDESTPKNIRTMLQ; encoded by the exons ATGGGTAATCTTCTAAAAGTCCTAACAAGGGAAATAGAGAACTATCCACATTTTTTCCTGGACTTTGAAA ATGCGCAGCCTACAGACTGTGAGAGGGAGGTATGGAACCAGGTGAACACTGTGCTCCAGGACTCTGAGAGCATCCTCTCTGGCCTACAGGCCTACAAGGGAGCAGGACAGGAGATACGAGAT gCCATTCAGAACCCCAATGACATGCTCCTACAGGAGAGAGCCTGGAACTCCGTCTGCCCCTTAGTCATACGGCTCAAAAAGTTCTACGGCTTCTCCCTGAGACTAG AGAAGGCTCTCCAGGGCCTGCTGGAGTCTCTGACGTGTcccccctacaccccaacccagcACCTGGAGAAGGAGCAGGCTCTGGCCAAACAGTTTGCTGAGATCCTCCACTTCACCCTGCGCTTCGACGAACTCAAG ATGAGAATTCCTGCCATTCAGAATGACTTCAGTTATTACAGGAGGACAATCAGTCGAAACAGGATAAACAACATGAAT TTGGATATCGAGAGCGAGGTCAACAATGAGATGGCCAACAGAATGTCACTGTTCTACGCCGAGGCGACGCCCATGCTGAAGACCTTAAGCACAGCTACGACAAACTTCGTAACCGAG AATAAGACATTACCCCTGGAAAACACCACTGACGTTCTCAGCACCATGGCCAGCGTCTGTAAAGTCATGCTGGAGACACC agACTACACGAGCAGGTTCAACAGTGAggacacgctcctgttctgtatgAGAGTGATGGTTGGAGTCATCATCCTGTACGACCACGTCCATCCCAACGGAGCCTTCAACAAGTCCTCCAAGATCGAC ATGAAGGGATGCATAAAGGTCCTGAAAGAACAACCAGCAGATAATGTTGAAGGTCTCCTAAACGCCCTCAA GTTCACCACAAAACACCTGAATGACGAGTCCACTCCAAAAAACATCCGAACGATGCTTCAGTAA
- the LOC115107952 gene encoding CYFIP-related Rac1 interactor A isoform X1 yields MGNLLKVLTCTELEQGPNFFLDFENAQPTDCEREVWNQVNTVLQDSESILSGLQAYKGAGQEIRDAIQNPNDMLLQERAWNSVCPLVIRLKKFYGFSLRLEKALQGLLESLTCPPYTPTQHLEKEQALAKQFAEILHFTLRFDELKMRIPAIQNDFSYYRRTISRNRINNMNLDIESEVNNEMANRMSLFYAEATPMLKTLSTATTNFVTENKTLPLENTTDVLSTMASVCKVMLETPDYTSRFNSEDTLLFCMRVMVGVIILYDHVHPNGAFNKSSKIDMKGCIKVLKEQPADNVEGLLNALKFTTKHLNDESTPKNIRTMLQ; encoded by the exons ATGGGGAATCTGTTAAAAGTGCTCACTTGCACTGAGCTCGAGCAGGGGCCAAACTTTTTCCTTGACTTTGAAA ATGCGCAGCCTACAGACTGTGAGAGGGAGGTATGGAACCAGGTGAACACTGTGCTCCAGGACTCTGAGAGCATCCTCTCTGGCCTACAGGCCTACAAGGGAGCAGGACAGGAGATACGAGAT gCCATTCAGAACCCCAATGACATGCTCCTACAGGAGAGAGCCTGGAACTCCGTCTGCCCCTTAGTCATACGGCTCAAAAAGTTCTACGGCTTCTCCCTGAGACTAG AGAAGGCTCTCCAGGGCCTGCTGGAGTCTCTGACGTGTcccccctacaccccaacccagcACCTGGAGAAGGAGCAGGCTCTGGCCAAACAGTTTGCTGAGATCCTCCACTTCACCCTGCGCTTCGACGAACTCAAG ATGAGAATTCCTGCCATTCAGAATGACTTCAGTTATTACAGGAGGACAATCAGTCGAAACAGGATAAACAACATGAAT TTGGATATCGAGAGCGAGGTCAACAATGAGATGGCCAACAGAATGTCACTGTTCTACGCCGAGGCGACGCCCATGCTGAAGACCTTAAGCACAGCTACGACAAACTTCGTAACCGAG AATAAGACATTACCCCTGGAAAACACCACTGACGTTCTCAGCACCATGGCCAGCGTCTGTAAAGTCATGCTGGAGACACC agACTACACGAGCAGGTTCAACAGTGAggacacgctcctgttctgtatgAGAGTGATGGTTGGAGTCATCATCCTGTACGACCACGTCCATCCCAACGGAGCCTTCAACAAGTCCTCCAAGATCGAC ATGAAGGGATGCATAAAGGTCCTGAAAGAACAACCAGCAGATAATGTTGAAGGTCTCCTAAACGCCCTCAA GTTCACCACAAAACACCTGAATGACGAGTCCACTCCAAAAAACATCCGAACGATGCTTCAGTAA